From the genome of Penaeus chinensis breed Huanghai No. 1 chromosome 8, ASM1920278v2, whole genome shotgun sequence, one region includes:
- the LOC125027963 gene encoding transmembrane emp24 domain-containing protein 5-like → MSPPRLLVFRVLLLLSAVCLCWTEDWAFENAPGIAMEYKIHVDAGKEDCYWQYVHPKATIYVNMQVLKGGDGMAGMAVRNPKGEIVHPYTWKKSAEYEEVSQTGGYYSVCIDNQFSRFAGKLINLYMTTFRYDLWERYTQELEQMEVSVNNFTHSIKTVDQRIHDMLLHQSQSRAKEARDFQLLISNNNYVQYWSVAQCIAIIGAGAFQVFYLRKLFDTKVTTKSGGRA, encoded by the exons ATGTCGCCGCCGCGCTTGCTCGTTTTCCGTGTTTTACTGCTTTTATCAGCAGTATGTCTCTGCTGGACGGAAGACTGGGCCTTCGAAAATGCCCCGGGCATCGCTATGGAGTACAAAATCCACGTAGACGCCGGCAAAGAGGACTGCTATTGGCAATATGTGCACCCCAAAGCCACCATCTACGTGAATATGCAG gtTCTTAAGGGTGGTGATGGCATGGCAGGTATGGCTGTGCGCAATCCCAAGGGAGAGATAGTTCATCCATATACTTGGAAGAAGTCTGCAGAATATGAGGAAGTCTCACAGACTGGAGGATATTACAGTGTTTGCATTGATAATCAGTTTTCAAGATTTGCTGGCAAACTCATTAATCTCTACATGACTACTTTTAG ATATGATTTATGGGAAAGATACACTCAAGAACTTGAGCAGATGGAAGTCAGCGTAAACAACTTTACA CACTCTATAAAGACTGTGGATCAGCGCATTCATGATATGCTGCTGCACCAGAGCCAGTCCCGAGCAAAGGAGGCAAGAGACTTCCAACTCCTTATAAGCAACAACAACTATGTTCAGTACTGGTCCGTTGCACAGTGCATTGCCATTATTGGTGCGGGAGCATTCCAGGTGTTTTACTTACGCAAGCTCTTTGATACAAAGGTCACAACCAAGTCAGGGGGAAGAGCCTAG
- the LOC125027962 gene encoding triosephosphate isomerase, with the protein MASPRKFFVGGNWKMNGDKAAIDGIISFMKTGPLSPNTEVVVGCPQCYLMYTREHMPANIGVAAQNCYKVAKGAFTGEISPAMVKDCGCEWVILGHSERRNVFNEPDQLISEKVGHALEAGLKVIPCIGEKLEEREANRTQEVVFAQMKALVPNISDWSRVVLAYEPVWAIGTGKTATPEQAQEVHADLRQWLRENVNAEVAESTRIIYGGSVSAGNCQELAKKGDIDGFLVGGASLKPDFVQIINARD; encoded by the exons ATGGCCTCCCCAAGGAAATTTTTCGTCGGTGGAAACTGGAAGATGAACGGCGACAAGGCCGCCATCGATGGAATCATCTCCTTCATGAAGACAGGGCCACTGAGCCCCAACACCG AGGTTGTTGTGGGCTGTCCTCAGTGCTACCTGATGTACACCAGGGAACACATGCCAGCAAACATTGGTGTTGCAGCCCAGAACTGCTACAAG GTGGCCAAAGGTGCCTTCACTGGGGAGATTTCTCCTGCCATGGTGAAGgactgtgggtgtgagtgggtgatCCTCGGCCACTCTGAGCGCAGGAATGTCTTCAATGAGCCAGATCAGCTCATCAGCGAGAAGGTCGGACATGCTCTTGAAGCCGGTCTTAAG GTTATCCCATGTATTGGAGAGAAGCTTGAGGAGCGTGAGGCTAACCGCACCCAAGAGGTAGTGTTTGCACAGATGAAGGCTCTCGTCCCCAACATCTCTGACTGGTCACGTGTTGTCTTGGCTTATGAACCAGTCTGGGCCATTGGAACTGGCAAGACAGCCACCCCAGAACAG GCACAAGAGGTCCACGCAGACCTGAGGCAGTGGCTGCGGGAAAATGTGAATGCTGAAGTTGCAGAGTCCACACGCATCATCTATGGTGGCTCTGTCAGTGCTGGCAACTGCCAGGAGTTGGCCAAGAAGGGTGATATTGATGGATTCCTTGTGGGCGGAGCATCACTCAAGCCAGACTTTGTTCAGATTATTAATGCTAGGGATTAA